From the Lathyrus oleraceus cultivar Zhongwan6 chromosome 4, CAAS_Psat_ZW6_1.0, whole genome shotgun sequence genome, one window contains:
- the LOC127138509 gene encoding uncharacterized protein LOC127138509: MAGRNDAAMAAAMQAMAQAVQNLPNAGGDAGSRSLATFQRENPPVFKGKHDPDAALGWLKEIERIFRVMDCTPAQKVRYGTHMLAVEADDWWLETHERLTVAGEVITWDVFRREFLRKYYPEDVRGKKEIEFLELKQGNMSVTDYAAKFVELSKFYPHYTGAGAEFSKCIKFENGLRSEIKKAVGYQKIRIFTELVDSCRIFEEDNNAHYKVVSDRRGKQHQNRGKPYDAPAGKGKQRAAPAQRASGGGAPAGIVCFKCGQAGHK, translated from the coding sequence atggctggaaggaatgacgctgcaatggctgccgcaatgcaagcgatggcacaagctgtgcagaacttgccaaatgctggtggtgatgctggatcacgtagcttggcgacttttcagagagagaatccgccggtgtttaaagggaagcatgatccagatgcagccttgggatggttgaaagagattgagagaatcttccgtgttatggattgcactccagctcagaaggttcggtatggtactcacatgctagcagtcgaagctgatgactggtggctagagactcacgagaggttgaccgtggcaggtgaagtcattacttgggatgtattccgtagggaatttctgagaaagtactatccggaagatgtccgtggtaagaaggaaattgagttccttgagctgaagcaaggaaacatgtctgtcactgattatgctgcaaaatttgtggagctgtccaaattttatcctcattacactggtgctggtgctgaattttcaaagtgcatcaagtttgaaaatggactacgctctgaaattaagaaggctgttgggtatcagaagatacgcatttttactgaattggttgatagctgcaggatatttgaagaagacaataatgctcattacaaggTTGTCAGcgatcgcagaggcaagcaacatcaaaaccgtggcaagccgtatgatgctccagctggaaaagggaagcaaagagctgctccggctcagagagctagtgggggaggtgctcctgctggtatagtttgcttcaaatgtggtcaggctggtcataag